ACGACCACCGACGGGCTGGCCTGCGGGCCGCACGCCGTCCGGGCCCGTCCCAGGTCCTCGGGGCTGCACCCCAACCCCACCAGGCGGACCACCGCATCCTGCAGGTCCTCCGGGGACAGCTCGGCGGTCATGCGGCGACCTCCCACACGCGGTCCAGCCGACCGCGGTGGGCCACCGCCTCGTGCGCGTCGTCGGGGCCGACGACGGTGTTTTCGGCCAGGTCGGCGCAGGTACGGGCCACGCGCATGGCCCGGTCGAACCCGCGGGCGCTGAGTCGACCCCGCCGGGCGGCGTCGACCAGGACCTGCAGCGCCTCGCGCGACATCGTGTCCCGCACGACGGCGGCCGCGGCACGAGCGTTGAGGACCCCGAACCGGTCCAGCGCGCGCTGTCGTGCCCGGGCCACCCGCGTCCGGACGACCGCGGTCGGTTCGCCGCCGGCGCCGCTGGCCAGCGCGTCGGCCGGGACCTCCTCCACCAGCGGGGCCAGGTCGAACCGGTCGGCGAGCGGGCCGGTCAACCGGGCGCGGTACCGCTCGACGTGGTCGGGTCGGCAGCGACAGCCGGTTCGCGCCGGCCCGCACGGGCACGGGTTGCTGGCCCCGACCAGCAGCACGTCGGCGGGATACGTCACCGTCGCGGCCGCGCGGGCGATGCGAACGTTCCCCTCCTCCAGCGGCTCGCGCAGGCCGTCGAGGACGTGGCGTTTCCACTCGAACAGCTCGTCGAGGAACAGCACGCCGTGGGTGGCATGGCTGACCGCGCCGGGTCGGGCGATGCCGCTGCCACCGCCCAGCAACGCCGCAGCGGAGGAGGAGTGGTGCGGGGCGGCGAACGGCGGGCGGACGTCGAGCCTGTCGACCGTACCGACGCGACCGCTGACCGATCGGACCGCCGCGACCGTCAGGGCTGCTTCGTGGTCGAGGTCGGGCAGCAGGCCGGGCAGCCGCTTCGCCAGCATCGACTTGCCCGACCCCGGCGGGCCGAGCAGCAGGACGTGGTGTCCGCCCGCGGCAGCCACCTCGATCGCCCTGCGGGCCTCGGGTTGTCCGACGACATCGGCCATGTCCGGCGGTGGGTCGAGGGGCTCGACCGGGGGCGGGGCCTGGGACACCACCTCGACGTGACCGCGGAGGACCGCCAGCAGCTCCGACACCGACGCCACCCCGATCGGTGCGCCTGCACCCCCGACGGTGGCCTCGTGGATGTTGGCCAGCGGCACGACCACGTCGTCGAATCCACGGATGCTGGGCAGCACCCCGGGGACGCCGCGGACACCCCCGTCGATGGCGACCTCGCCGACGAACACCTGCTCGCCCACCGGTAGCTCGCCGATGGCCCGCAGGACCGCCACGACCATCGCGAGGTCGAACCGGGCACCCCGCTTGTCGACGTCGGCGGGTGCGAGGTTGATCAGCACCTTTCGCTGGATGACGGAGTGTCCGACCGCACCGAGCGCGGCACGGACCCGATCCCCTGCCTGCCGGAAGGACGGGCCGGTCCCACCGAGCACGGTCAGGCCGGGCAGCCCGACCCCGACGTGCGCCTCGACCGTGACCGGCGTGGCCTCGAGCCCCAGCAGCGCCACCGACCGCGCGACGCCGATGCTCACCACACACCCCGATGGTGGGTGATGGCCCAGCGCCCGTCGTCGGCGAGGTCGAGCGCAACGACGTCACCGCGGA
The nucleotide sequence above comes from Euzebya pacifica. Encoded proteins:
- a CDS encoding YifB family Mg chelatase-like AAA ATPase, yielding MSIGVARSVALLGLEATPVTVEAHVGVGLPGLTVLGGTGPSFRQAGDRVRAALGAVGHSVIQRKVLINLAPADVDKRGARFDLAMVVAVLRAIGELPVGEQVFVGEVAIDGGVRGVPGVLPSIRGFDDVVVPLANIHEATVGGAGAPIGVASVSELLAVLRGHVEVVSQAPPPVEPLDPPPDMADVVGQPEARRAIEVAAAGGHHVLLLGPPGSGKSMLAKRLPGLLPDLDHEAALTVAAVRSVSGRVGTVDRLDVRPPFAAPHHSSSAAALLGGGSGIARPGAVSHATHGVLFLDELFEWKRHVLDGLREPLEEGNVRIARAAATVTYPADVLLVGASNPCPCGPARTGCRCRPDHVERYRARLTGPLADRFDLAPLVEEVPADALASGAGGEPTAVVRTRVARARQRALDRFGVLNARAAAAVVRDTMSREALQVLVDAARRGRLSARGFDRAMRVARTCADLAENTVVGPDDAHEAVAHRGRLDRVWEVAA